Proteins encoded in a region of the Phoenix dactylifera cultivar Barhee BC4 chromosome 3, palm_55x_up_171113_PBpolish2nd_filt_p, whole genome shotgun sequence genome:
- the LOC103716971 gene encoding THO complex subunit 4A-like isoform X1: MTSSLDMSLDDLIKKNKKSTAGSGGGRGRGRGSGGPARRFSDRSGNRLAPYSTTKAPDAAWQHDMYANQTGGHSAPAARVSAIETGTKLYISNLDYAVSNEDIKELFSEVGDLKRYSIHYDRSGRSKGTAEVVFSRRVDALAAVKRYNNVQLDGKPMKIEIVGTNIETPATGPQISTRAFGSINGASKSSGPGSGSSTGWPRGGGGGRRRARGRGRGRGRGSQVTTSDLDADLEKYHTEAMQIN; encoded by the exons ATGACGAGCTCTTTGGATATGTCCCTCGATGACCTCatcaagaaaaacaagaagtcgaCCGCCGGCAGCGGTGGCGGCCGGGGGCGGGGGAGAGGGTCCGGCGGCCCCGCCCGCCGATTCTCGGACCGGTCCGGGAACCGCTTGGCGCCCTATTCGACGACAAAG GCGCCCGACGCGGCGTGGCAGCACGATATGTATGCGAATCAGACGGGGGGTCATTCGGCTCCGGCGGCGAGGGTTTCTGCTATCGAGACCGGCACCAAGCTCTACATCTCCAACTTGGATTACGCTGTCTCCAACGAGGACATCAAA GAACTCTTTTCGGAGGTTGGCGATCTCAAACGTTACTCGATCCATTATGATAGGAGTGGAAGATCAAAG GGAACGGCTGAAGTTGTTTTTTCAAGGCGGGTGGATGCTCTAGCTGCTGTCAAGCGATACAACAATGTGCAACTTGATGGGAAGCCAATGAAAATTGAGATTGTAGGAACAAATATTGAGACACCTGCTACTGGGCCGCAGATTTCAACCAGGGCTTTCGGAAGTATTAATGGCGCCTCCAAAAG cAGTGGACCTGGGAGTGGCAGCTCTACAGGATGGCCacgaggtggtggtggtggccgCAGACGGGCAAGGGGCCGTGGACGAGGTAGAGGCCGTGGTAGTCAGGTTACTACTTCAGATCTTGATGCTGACTTGGAGAAGTACCACACAGAGGCAATGCAAATCAACTGA
- the LOC103716971 gene encoding THO complex subunit 4A-like isoform X2 — MTSSLDMSLDDLIKKNKKSTAGSGGGRGRGRGSGGPARRFSDRSGNRLAPYSTTKAPDAAWQHDMYANQTGGHSAPAARVSAIETGTKLYISNLDYAVSNEDIKELFSEVGDLKRYSIHYDRSGRSKGTAEVVFSRRVDALAAVKRYNNVQLDGKPMKIEIVGTNIETPATGPQISTRAFGSINGASKSGPGSGSSTGWPRGGGGGRRRARGRGRGRGRGSQVTTSDLDADLEKYHTEAMQIN, encoded by the exons ATGACGAGCTCTTTGGATATGTCCCTCGATGACCTCatcaagaaaaacaagaagtcgaCCGCCGGCAGCGGTGGCGGCCGGGGGCGGGGGAGAGGGTCCGGCGGCCCCGCCCGCCGATTCTCGGACCGGTCCGGGAACCGCTTGGCGCCCTATTCGACGACAAAG GCGCCCGACGCGGCGTGGCAGCACGATATGTATGCGAATCAGACGGGGGGTCATTCGGCTCCGGCGGCGAGGGTTTCTGCTATCGAGACCGGCACCAAGCTCTACATCTCCAACTTGGATTACGCTGTCTCCAACGAGGACATCAAA GAACTCTTTTCGGAGGTTGGCGATCTCAAACGTTACTCGATCCATTATGATAGGAGTGGAAGATCAAAG GGAACGGCTGAAGTTGTTTTTTCAAGGCGGGTGGATGCTCTAGCTGCTGTCAAGCGATACAACAATGTGCAACTTGATGGGAAGCCAATGAAAATTGAGATTGTAGGAACAAATATTGAGACACCTGCTACTGGGCCGCAGATTTCAACCAGGGCTTTCGGAAGTATTAATGGCGCCTCCAAAAG TGGACCTGGGAGTGGCAGCTCTACAGGATGGCCacgaggtggtggtggtggccgCAGACGGGCAAGGGGCCGTGGACGAGGTAGAGGCCGTGGTAGTCAGGTTACTACTTCAGATCTTGATGCTGACTTGGAGAAGTACCACACAGAGGCAATGCAAATCAACTGA
- the LOC103716972 gene encoding zinc finger protein GIS2-like, producing MSPDGSRNPPRARLFRTNRMSYRDAPYRSERRSYWDSLCKNCKRPGHYARGCPNVAVCNNCALPGHIAAECTAVTLCWNCKESGHVASECKNEAVCHTCNKTGHLACDCPGSGLATFDTRLCNNCYKPGHIAADCTNDKACNNCHKTGHLARECPNQPVCNLCNVSGHVARDCPKASLALEIQGGPVRGMCDQPGRISYGWVGIVICSNCGGRGHLSYECPSGRIFGRVLQRYSW from the exons ATGAGTCCAGATGGCAGCAGAAACCCTCCTCGAGCACGTCTGTTCCGAACCAATCGCATGTCCTATCGTGACGCTCCTTACAGAAGCGAACGCCGCAGCTACTG GGATTCTCTCTGCAAGAACTGTAAGCGTCCTGGACACTACGCTAGAGGCTGTCCAAATGTAGCTGTCTGCAACAATTGTGCACTCCCAGG GCACATTGCAGCAGAGTGCACTGCAGTGACCCTGTGCTGGAATTGCAAGGAGTCTGGACATGTTGCCAGTGAGTGCAAAAATGAAGCTGTCTGCCACACGTGTAACAAAACAGGCCACCTGGCTTGTGATTGCCCCGGCTCAGGACTAGCCACCTTTGACACCAGGCTTTGCAACAACTGCTACAAGCCAGGTCATATTGCCGCAGACTGTACCAATGACAAGGCTTGCAACAACTGCCACAAGACTGGTCACCTGGCTCGTGAATGCCCTAACCAACCAGTATGCAATCTCTGCAATGTTTCAGGCCATGTGGCACGTGACTGTCCCAAGGCAAGCCTGGCATTGGAGATCCAAGGAGGGCCTGTCCGCGGCATGTGCGACCAGCCAGGTCGCATCAGCTATGGCTGGGTTGGTATTGTTATCTGCAGCAACTGTGGTGGGCGTGGCCATCTGTcttatgagtgcccctcaggcAGGATTTTTGGTCGTGTTCTCCAAAGATACTCATGGTAA
- the LOC103716973 gene encoding uncharacterized protein LOC103716973 encodes MRKFDPWPVFFRREFNRNWPFLVGFAITGAVIVKLTAGLTEEDAKNSRFVQEHNR; translated from the exons atgaGGAAGTTCGATCCGTGGCCGGTGTTCTTCAGGAGGGAGTTTAACCGGAACTGGCCCTTCCTCGTCGGCTTCGCCATCACCGGCGCCGTCATCGTCAAGTTGACTGCCGGCCTCACCG AGGAGGACGCCAAGAACTCTCGCTTCGTTCAGGAGCACAACAG GTGA
- the LOC103716974 gene encoding UDP-glucuronic acid decarboxylase 6-like, with translation MAKELSNGVSKPPPTPSPLRNSKFFQSNMRILVTGGAGFIGSHLVDKLMENEKNEVIVADNFFTGSKDNLRKWIGHPRFELIRHDVTEPLLVEVDQIYHLACPASPIFYKYNPVKTIKTNVIGTLNMLGLAKRVGARILLTSTSEVYGDPLEHPQKEEYWGNVNPIGVRSCYDEGKRVAETLMFDYHRQHGIEIRIARIFNTYGPRMNIDDGRVVSNFIAQALRGEPLTVQAPGTQTRSFCYVSDMVDGLIRLMEGDNTGPINLGNPGEFTMMELAEAVKELIDPNVPVKNVENTPDDPRQRKPDITKAKELLGWEPKITLRQGLPLMEEDFRQRLGVPKKA, from the exons ATGGCGAAGGAATTGTCCAATGGGGTATCAAAGCCGCCGCCGACGCCTTCCCCTCTGCGGAATTCCAAATTTTTTCAG TCCAATATGCGAATCTTGGTGACTGGGGGAGCTGGATTCATTGGGTCGCATCTAGTGGACAAGTTGATGGAGAATGAAAAGAATGAG GTAATTGttgctgacaactttttcactGGTTCAAAGGACAATCTCAGAAAATGGATTGGTCATCCAAGATTTGAGCTAATTCGACATG ATGTCACGGAGCCATTGCTGGTAGAGGTTGATCAAATCTACCATCTTGCCTGTCCTGCCTCTCCAATTTTCTACAAATACAACCCTGTGAAG ACGATAAAGACAAATGTGATTGGCACACTGAACATGTTGGGACTTGCAAAGCGGGTTGGAGCAAG GATTTTGCTGACATCTACCTCAGAGGTTTATGGTGATCCTCTTGAGCATCCTCAGAAGGAAGAGTACTGGGGAAATGTTAACCCAATTG GAGTCAGGAGCTGCTATGATGAGGGGAAGCGTGTGGCAGAGACTTTAATGTTTGACTATCATAGGCAGCATGGAATCG AGATTCGAATTGCTAGAATTTTTAACACCTATGGACCACGCATGAACATCGATGATGGTCGTGTTGTCAGTAACTTCATAGCTCAAGCGCTTCG GGGTGAGCCCTTAACAGTTCAAGCACCTGGAACGCAAACTCGAAGTTTCTGTTATGTTTCTGATATG GTTGATGGACTTATCCGGCTGATGGAAGGAGATAATACAGGCCCTATCAACTTGGGGAACCCTG GTGAATTTACAATGATGGAACTTGCTGAGGCCGTGAAAGAG TTGATTGATCCCAATGTGCCTGTGAAAAATGTGGAGAATACACCTGATGATCCACGCCAAAGGAAACCAGACATCACAAAAGCAAAGGAGCTACTAGGATGGGAGCCCAAGATTACATTACGCCAGGGCCTTCCTCTCATGGAAGAGGATTTCCGACAGCGTCTTGGCGTGCCCAAAAAAGCATAA